TTGAAAAATACATACCAGAAATGAGAGAAGAATTACCTTAATCGTTGTTCGTAGTTCATAATTCAATCTCTCGAATCACGAACTACGAAAAAGGTAAGAGTTCAGGTAGGATATAAAAAATAAGGAGAAAGGGAGAAGATGGAGAAGTGGAGAAAAGAAGAGTTAACTGATAGGATTATTAATGCCTGTATTAATGTCCATAAAGAGTTAGGGCCTGGTTTTCTGGAGAGCATCTATCACAATGCCTTGAAGGTTGAGTTTGCAAGACAGAACATCATCTTTGAATCAGAAAAAGAAGTCAAAATATTCTATCAAGGTATTGAGGTTGGGATTCATAGACTTGATCTTTTTGT
This is a stretch of genomic DNA from bacterium. It encodes these proteins:
- a CDS encoding GxxExxY protein, with the translated sequence MEKWRKEELTDRIINACINVHKELGPGFLESIYHNALKVEFARQNIIFESEKEVKIFYQGIEVGIHRLDLFVGDEIVVEIKTVEEISGKYYNQVRSYLRAVDKEIGLLVNFADSRIDVRRVEQEKV